Proteins from a genomic interval of Taeniopygia guttata chromosome 33, bTaeGut7.mat, whole genome shotgun sequence:
- the LOC121468580 gene encoding POU domain, class 2, transcription factor 2-like, whose product MSKPLELEKELPGERPDTETNGPDTNHQAQQNKPPPFGPAPPGPGAKVRERPQKSSPKYPKNPPQNIPKILPKILQNPPQNTPKSSPKSSPKYPKNPPQNTPKISPKYPKNPPQKSSPKSL is encoded by the exons ATGTCTAAACccctggagctggagaaggagctgccgGGGGAGCGCCCGG aCACAGAAACCAATGGACCCGACACGAACCaccag GCCCAGCAGAACAAACCCCCCCCCttcggccccgccccccccggccccggcgccaAGGTAagagagagaccccaaaaatcctccccaaaataccccaaaaaccctccccaaaatatcccaaaaatcctccccaaaatcctccaaaatcctccccaaaataccccaaaatcctccccaaaatcctccccaaaataccccaaaaatcctccccaaaataccccaaaaatctccccaaaataccccaaaaatcctccccaaaaatcctccccaaaatccctttaa